In Brassica napus cultivar Da-Ae chromosome A3, Da-Ae, whole genome shotgun sequence, the sequence TATACAACAGTAAAATAGATGCTGATACGTTTAAAAAACAAGCCCCGTGTCCTACCTAATCTTTtgataattttccttttctttaaaTCAAAAACATCTATATTCTTTAGATAAAACATAACTTATTGTATCTAATGAGAGAGAAGGAGCCTGAGATCTTTATAAAACAGCCCCTAACTGAAGTCAGACAGATAGGGTAGTAGTTTCTTGACTAGCCTTCTCAGTACTATCCTATGAAACTTGAGGATGTGAGATTATGAAGCTCGTACCTGGCGTGTATCTTCATATGAAAGGAATGTCTCCCAACCTTGGTTTGCAGTGTAATCACGACGAACAAGCTCTACTTGTTCTGGCTTGATTTTGTGATGAATGTCCTGTACTCAGAGCATATGAGTACATATTTGTTACGAAAATTCagtattcaagaaaaaaaaaccaaaaaaaaacatttggcaCCTGAATTCCAGCTTCGCGAGTGCGAACATCACGGCATTTAAGGCCCAAATCATCCATTCTTGCCAGAGCCAGCTCACGGAGATTTCCTTTTTCAACCCCCGACGTAACCAGAGGCATAGGGATATCACGCTGAACTCTATAAACACGTGTCCATGGAGGCACCATGGAGAGAATCCTTGCAACTATATCCACAAGTTGCTCAGGTGGATAGTTTCGGTATCTGCAGAAAAGTGACCATGATTAGCGCTTTTTCTCTTGTAGCATATTCTTGTAAGTTAGAACATTATACCTCCCAGTTTTCCATAATTCGTAAAGGCCAGTTCCACGTATCACAAGGGTAGGATATATTTTTAACCCATCCGCTCTGAATGACGGACTCTCGAAAAACTCCTTGAAACTTTCCATGTCTCTCTCAACCCCAACATTAGGAAGATCAGGCATCATATGTGCAACCACCTAtaagcaaaacaaaacaaagtagTTTATAGCAGCTGTCACCGAAGAAAAAGGCTCACTGCTAAATAATGAACAGAAACATAGAAAGTGAAAGAGCTGTCAAGACGAACTATTAGAAAATATTCATCAAAGAGTAATCACCTTGAAACCAGCATCTTTAGCCAAGCAGAAGCAGTCGGCTACCGCAGCAACAGTATGACCTCTATTTGTGTCACGGGCAACATCTTCATATGTGCTCTGGACACCAATCTCTAGTCGGGTGCAACCATAAGTCAGCATTTGCCTTAGATGAGGTCCAAGACAGTAATCTGGCCTCCTGGATAAGTTATACAACATATTAGAAAATTGTATTCATAGATTTGAATTTCACTCTTCCATTTAAATTGatcaatgaaaaaaagaaaacagcaATCGAACACGAAACTAAAAGTAGGATCATTAATCTAAACAACACTCACGTTTCAATCGTCATGCCAATGCATTTGGTTGCACTATGTTCAGAGTAAGTAACAGCTTCTTCAACATTGGCAGAAGTGTATCCGGACAAAGCATCATGAAGGTTCCGTATGAAGAAATCCCTGTACTCAGCAGGAAGCGACATAAAAGTACCTCCCATCAAAATGAACTCAACCTGTCATTCAAATCACGAGTTAACCCATCTGCCCTCAAAACTGAAattaatattagaaaatatCAAACTCTAACCTTATCTACACTGTGACCCAACCGCTTCAGCTGATCTATCCTGCTCCTTGCCTGAACATATGGATTATACCTAACacaaataataaacataaaacttGCATCCTCAATTacaaaaacagaacaaagaAATTCAATGTTCAAAATCTCAATATAAGAATCCCATATCCATTAGATTCCATCAGAGAGAGTAACAATCTACATTCTTGTTCATAATCTAAAAGTTTTATCTCCCAAATCATCAAAAATCTACAATGGCAATTACAGTTCAAAACAATTTCAATTTATAATACGTCTTAGCAACAAATAGTTGAACTCTTCTTTCACCTGGCTCGAATAGCTCGCATGCTGGTAGGCTCATAACCAGTGTAAGACTGAGTACTATACTCGAAGTCAGAATCAGGTCCACCTGGACAATACACGCATATATTCCCCGTCGTCGCTATGTGGGGGCACCTGTGCGGTTTCGACATAACCGCCACCACCGCGATTCCTGAAGCGGTTCGGACCGGTTTAGCGCGGAGCTTCGGGAGGAGAGTCTCTCTCTCTGAGTCAGGCAGCGCCGCTATCATCTCCACTAGCTTCGGCGCTCGCGCTAGGCCGTATTTCCGGCAAGCCTGGGTTTTAATCGCGTTTAGGTCCACGTTCTCGTTGCGGTGGGAGCGCTCGATCATGGTGCTGACGATCTCCGATATGGCGCGAACTCTAGCTTCTTCCTCCGTTAGTCCACGGCCTTGGAAGCCGCCGCGACCTGGCCGTGGTTGCTTTTTCGATTCGCCGTTCATCACTATCGCCGTCGCCATCTCCGCAAAACCTAAGCAAAATCGCGTACGGGTTCAGACTTTGTGTTAGTGACTTCTCTAAACGCCACCGTTTTTGTGCTCTTCATTTTATTTGCTCCGacttctttttttggttattttttgtgttatttCACAAATTCTCACTTAATTAAACAAGAGAAtattactgttttttttaagaGAATATTACATCTTAATCCCTTTTTATCTTGAGAAATTTACCTATATACACTTTTTGtctttgtttgataaaaaacaCTTTGTCTTTTTACTAACAACATAAGACACTTTCAACTTTCAGTGTAGCGTTtgtcaaaagctggttccaactagcgtttgcggttgcgggaggataaaaaaaattctttttttccaaaacaatataaatacaaaaataaaaatattcaataaaaaaattaaattggaattataaaaatgctaaaatatatctattatattttaattaatattataaaactttaaaataaaaatattttctatatttttaaaaaaattaaactataactttctaaatataaattttacatttattataatattattatttttgatatttttataattgtataaaatgtaaatattgttaatttattatttaaccgctgctgcaCTTGGTAGTTAACCactcataagtatcccgcaaacgcaccaatttttaaccgcagaaccaatcgtacaaatctcttaaaactgcTAGAAACCataaccacccgcatccgcaaacttcCGCAACCGCAATCGCTGCGGTTGAACCAGTCAAGCCCTTAGTGACATTATTGgtgaatttttagaaaattgttACAAATTGATTGGTTGATGACTTTTAACTCTTATTTATTgaaattaaatgtaaaaattaaagGGAAAGTTTCAAGTTTACCCCATGTTTAGTATTAAttcatgttaaaaaattatttaaataaataataaaaataataaataataaaaaaaattatacttttcctttttgaaacttttctctaactttttttttcaaaattcaaaaaaaaaaattgaaactattttaatttattttaaactttaaatatttatttattaaaaaattgaattctttttgaaactatttaaaaaaaatcatttaaactttaaatatttatttaaatattttaaaatcctaaacttattcttcaaatctaaactctaagtaTAGATTAGTTAAGCTTAGAATTATAAGTGTTTGTTTACCTCTTTTAAACCAAATGTAAATATGATtaagataaacataaaaattggtATTAAAAATATGGTAGTTTAagcaaattttcaaaattaaaagtaaatctAGAACCAATAATATTACttacaaaataatctaaaaagTATTATAAATAACAACTTATGGTAAGCATTGCCAAAATTATAGGAAAACTAATAAtgtttgataaattattttaattgataaactatataatcttatccatttgtatttctttaaacctattaatgaaatttacttgaaaaaaaaagaaagaatataaaatatatttttctgacACAAAGGCATTAATTATAGATTACTCTCCGAATATGGTTTAAGCCCCCTAAATGTACTGAGCTGAAAAAGAaggtaaagagaaaaaaaaaaagtttgattacTCTGATTATCCCCTAAACACAGAATTGATCAACTCTTTCAGATTCTTGCACCCAATGATCTCAATCTCTTTCAAACCTAGCGATTTTAGTGACTTCTCCACTGATTTGGGAACCACACACTTGGTGAAACCTAGCTTTGCCACTGTACTTACCCTTTTCTCCATTCTTGGTACCTGTATTACCATTATTATCCTTTTAATCACATTTCATCAAAATTCTAAATAACAAACGTCAGCTGATTCTTCCAATGACATTAAGCTTACCGTGCGAATTTCGCCTCCAAGACCAATCTCGCCGATGAATGCCACACCGTGAGGAATTGGAAATTCCAGGAAACTGCAATCAAAACAATTGTGCAGCTAGTACCAAGATATATCACTCTTTAAGAGACCAAAGAGTAGTAAACAACGCCTCACCTGCTACAAATTGCTGCTGCTATTGCAAGGTCACCAGCAGTCTCAGAGAGAGCCATCCCGTTAGCAACGTTCAGAAAGATACCCTACAAATaccaaaattatgtttttattatcaCTACTAAGTATTCACATAAGATAGTGAAGGGCAATACTGCATACTGACACAATACTTACAGATTCCTGAATCCTAAGTCcagcttgcttcataagaaccTGTGATATGATagaccaaaaaaataacaataagaTAATAGGAAAAAGTAAAGAGGGACTGTGCCAAACGTATGTTGTTTTTGGACGACAAGCAAAGACAGTGTAAGACGTTTGTTGCACTAACCGCAATTATCATGTCAGCTCTGCTTGCTTGAACACCATTGACATGCCTTGAAACTGTTGAGCCAGTCGCACACAACGCCtacatagagaaaaaaaatcaatgtttcAGTAGGAACTAAAACACATATGGGACTGCTAACGATGAGGTCAGCACCTGTCGTCTATTAAGAACCTACATACTACGGCCAATGAAAGTCATATGATTCTCTCATCATACTG encodes:
- the LOC106388421 gene encoding elongator complex protein 3, giving the protein MATAIVMNGESKKQPRPGRGGFQGRGLTEEEARVRAISEIVSTMIERSHRNENVDLNAIKTQACRKYGLARAPKLVEMIAALPDSERETLLPKLRAKPVRTASGIAVVAVMSKPHRCPHIATTGNICVYCPGGPDSDFEYSTQSYTGYEPTSMRAIRARYNPYVQARSRIDQLKRLGHSVDKVEFILMGGTFMSLPAEYRDFFIRNLHDALSGYTSANVEEAVTYSEHSATKCIGMTIETRPDYCLGPHLRQMLTYGCTRLEIGVQSTYEDVARDTNRGHTVAAVADCFCLAKDAGFKVVAHMMPDLPNVGVERDMESFKEFFESPSFRADGLKIYPTLVIRGTGLYELWKTGRYRNYPPEQLVDIVARILSMVPPWTRVYRVQRDIPMPLVTSGVEKGNLRELALARMDDLGLKCRDVRTREAGIQDIHHKIKPEQVELVRRDYTANQGWETFLSYEDTRQDILVGLLRLRKCGKNVTCPELMGKCSVVRELHVYGTAVPVHGREADKLQHQGYGTLLMEEAERIARREHRSNKIGVISGVGTRHYYRKLGYELEGPYMVKHLL